CTAAGAGCACTTTTTACCATATTATTGTGAATTATTTGTAAAATATTAGTACATGATTTAATGATTAATAATGATGATGGGGACTGACCTAAGAAGGGGAGGGTTGCTGGTACGAGCTCCAGCACTGCCAaggtgtccttgagcaaggtaaCCCACAAATACTCACACAGAGCACTGCAATAAACTCATGCAGGGATGGACCTGCCTGAGCCCATATGTGCCCCCTCCCCGTTACCCCGAAAGGGAAAAAACGGTGAAGATGAGAGATAAGAATTTAATAAACAGCACTACAACCTCAGCTTGTTtgaaaaaggctttaaaagtccatcagtttctgttcctctgtctgatCTGGTTACACcagaaaacattaaataaataaaatattatatatattcagAGGATGTGTTCAAAAAAAATCTCAGGAAATTTCTCTATGGAGTTCAATTTAGACCATATTTGACAAGAGAGATGTTTTATTCTATAGATATATGTAGATATTGTGCATCATCTATTACAATTGTGATTGTTTGGGTAGAGTTTACATTTAGCAGATAACATTAAAAATAAGGAAATGTGTTTTGTTATCATTTGATATGTATTGGCCGACTTATAGTGGTAGATGATGGTCAATGTGAGATAAATGGAGATGAATGAGGACGAAATGAGCTCCAAATGGCGTTATGACACAGTACCTATATATTTTCCATCCATCTCCTTAAAACTGCACCACTGTAAAGGATTCCTTAATTctggttgtttgttgttgttttttcctgtgataaataataatcaaatcaaatcaatctttatttatatagcgtcttttacaatcaaaattgtttcaagacgctttccagaatcccagggcctgaccccagacaagaggagaggagaggagaggagaggagaggagaggagaggagaggagaggggagggaggagaggagaggagaggagaggagaggagaggagaggagaggagaggagaggagaggagaggagaggagaggagaggggagaggagaggagaggggaggggaggggaggggaggggagaggggaggggagaggggaggggagggagaggagaggagaggagaggagaggagaggagaggagagggagaaggaggggagtggaggggagagtgcgaaggagagggagaaggagagggagaaggagagggagaaggagaggagaaggagaggagaggagagggagaaggagagggagaaggagaggagaggagacaagaggagagggagaaggagaggagaggagagggagaaggagaggagagggagaaggagggggagaaggagaggagaggagaggagaggagaggagagggagaaggagaggagaggagaggagaggagaggagaggagaggagaggagaggagagggagaaggagaggagagggagaaggagggggagaaggagaggagaggagaggagaggagaggagaggagaggagaggagaggagagggagaaggagaggagaggagaggagaggagaggagaggagagggagaaggagagggagaaggagaagggggggagaggagaggagaagcacaGAATAATCGGGttgatcatttttttaaaaatcatagaACTCACAAAAGTAACTTATAGTGGAAAGACAGCGTGAGACCCAGTGGGAACACTGGACTGTGGAGCCTCTTTAAATATGTGGCACAAATGTGTAGGCTGACTTCTTAAAATCGATGCCAATTTACAAATTCTTTTTGAGGTCCTTTAACATGTGACTGCATGTGgttccagctctgctgccaAGGCTTCTGCAATACGGGGGTTTTacacagttgtttgtctttagTGGTCCTCGCTAACCCGTGAGAAATGTCGCCACCCTGAAAGGAGAATCCATACATTCCCCAGTAAATTCACAATCAGAACTGTATTTTTTGTCAGGTGTCATCTTACTTTGAATTGTTGCAAACATAGAATGATAATgtttaataataaaaagcatTCGTGAAGTAAAATAAGATAATAAAGTGAacaagtaaaataaaaagaatcagACTAAATTGAGTTATGTAAAGATATTCAAAAACACGACAGAATCTGTTTATTTACGCAGCATTAATTCTAGGATCAACGATAACAGTTGTACTAAATGAAATCTGCTTATTCTCAGTTTGTGAACTTTTTGTTAGAAATTTTCCTTCTTGCTCGTGTGAATTTTAGCACCTGTTAAAATGATGAACTAGTCCATCTGGGATATTAACCTCTTCTCCACTGGTAAGAAATACCGTAACTGCGTCCTAGAAGATGATTAAAGAATCACAGCACTGTTGTGATACTGCGCGGATTCTGCctatattttctatttttaaaggaATTCTACATTGTAACAAAAAgacctctgtgtttctgtgggtgAAATTTGAGGACCTCAACCCAAATCTGGCACTAGAGGAAGCTACGTGCGTGTGCTCATGTGCACCACAGCTGGATCCAGATGGGCCTTACGAATGAATATTTTATAGTCCAAACAATGGGATTAAATTAAACATGAACCCCGAATAATACACGCGTGTCACTGAGAGTGTAACAACACAATTATTACTTTTCTTTTTCCGTGAACGTGATTTTTCCAGGCAGAGCGACataggaagagagagagagagtgggagagaccaaatgggggagggatgggggtgTGAGGAATGGGGCAGGAAGTTTGCTAAAGTTTGCCCTCTCTTctccacagctgcagtctgtgtcTGGAAGCAGCGACAATGTGCGGATTTATGTATTTATGGATTTCTGTCTGCGCACTTTTCATCCTGACGAGCTGCGAAGAGCAGCGAATCCCGGAGGGTGAGTCGGAATTGGGACGATCCTCTTTTAGTTACGTCCAGTTGGTTAGAAGCGTTTAACAGTGCGAAAAACCCAAATCTGCGTCTTTTGGTTTTGGATTGTCAGACTAAAGTTCTTACAACCGAAAACTGAAAAAGAATCAGCAGATTTGCTCCTAGTTATAGACTCTGATTTTGTTCATATAACCGCATCAACAAATAGGTGCGGTATAAAATGAACTGTCCAACAGATtgggagattttttttatttatttttttttacatagttTACGATTTTTGGTGCCGAGGCGGTCGTGCAGCCGCTGACGTGGACGGCCCTGCTCCTCCCGGCTCCTGTCGGTGCTCCCGGGGGGGCTGAGTCCACATGCAGCGTGCAAAGAGCAGAAATTAATGCTGCCAGGCAATATTAGCTGGTTATTTTTATTAAAGTGCACAATGGCGCCCCAGCTTTCTGTTCACCGTCTAAGACTAAGTGCATTTGTATTCAAAAGTTGTCATGAGatgaaaaacaaatttaaaGCAAATGATATTTTTGTTAAAAGATTATTTACTTCTGTTATTTTGGAATACATGAACGTTTATGCAATGTATTGTGATTTCTTCTGTAAGATTTGAGATCTTGTTTAATCTGTGATTAAATCTTTGTTAGTGTTGTCTACCTACGTGCACAACCGCCAACATCGTCCCAACAGTAAATTATGATTTAAATCGAACGTGGTGTCAGTATTCTAACAGTATCCTTTTGTTACTCGAGTAAAAGGAACCAGCGTAACATTGTGAATTCCCCACTGTGTCTTTCAGAGAAACTTCTGGTGGTAACAGTAGCAACCAAAGATACCGATGGCTTCAGGCGTTTCTTGAGGTCGGCAAAACATTTTAACTACACTGTCAAGGTAAGAAAAGCTGTGTTAATCATTGTCTTTAATAGAAAACGCATCCCAGTCATAGACTTGTCTGTGGCTTCCAGTCCTGTAAAAGTCATTAGTTTAATAAATTATAAATGCACACTTATTTTATTCAATGAAATGTGCCCTAAATCTTGCTGCTTCATTTCAACATCTCTACTTCAACATCTCTACAACCTTAAGGTTGTTGGACGTGATGAAAAGTGGATTGGAGGCAACTATATGggagctccaggaggaggccAGAAAGTGAGACTCCTGAAATCAGCTCTAGAGGAGATGAAGAATCAGGACAAAATCATTCTCTTCACTGACAGGTAGCGTGATTCCACCAGAGGGGCTGCGTGAAGTAAGGAGGTGTCAGGACTATTGCTTGGATCTTTACGAGTCTAGGATTTAGGACATTTGGACTTGTGTTTAGCAACCTCTTCCTTTATGAGCTGGTTGGTGTTCACCCAACTAAGAGCAGCACTGTGCACAGGTGACGCTTTAATGACACTTTCACGACAAAGAAGAGctgcaggggggaggaggtCATCTCAGCAGAGCCAAACAGATCCACTTTCACCTTGTAAAGCTTTGCAGCTTGTGGGCTGAGatgctgccactgctgcagaGTTTGGTTCAAACGTTCAGGAATTTGCACGTCTCTGTCACCAGAGCTCAGCGTGATGCAACCAGGGCCAGATGTCCTGTGCATCCCTGCAGAACTGTGCTGTCTTTCTTAGGGATTGATGGAAAAGACTAGTTAATATAATAGGTAAATATCCTGGAGTGGCAAGAGCAGCATTACTGTATGTTGTGAGCGTGCATGAGGGTAGATTCGGCTTCTCTGTGGGGTAGCTAGAATTTATGGTGGGGAAGCAAAGTGGCATTTATATAACCAATGGCAGATGTCAGGGTAACCACAGGGGTGAGGACAATCATCCATGAAAACCAAAAGAATAAACAATTTCTAAAATCTTAACTCCGAAGTAATTCTAAAGAAATTAGAGGACCCTGCCCAAATCTCTAGATTAGATTTGTTATCCCACCTAAAAACAACCCAGGAAACACTTAACGTCTCCTCTTTGCTAGTCTTCTAGGCCAGAAGGCTGAAACATGCATCTTGCTCTTTTCTTTTAGAACCACTTTCAGCTCCTTTTACCGTCGTCCCGATAGAATGCTAAATATTAAAGGTCATTTCCTGCCTCTCTGGGAGGGGATCAGTCCAGAGGTCCTGGACTGAGGAATATGAAAGCAACTGAAAGACTGATAATTGTAGGAATTTAATCAAATGTTCCCATTTGGCGCTGATTTAAGGTCTGTTTCCCCACCTGTAGAGCGGAATTCTGTGTCTCTGTTCCTGACTTGCAACATTTCGAACGAGTTGCAACTGTTTAATCCTCTTTTGGGGCCGTCTAACACCACCGCAGTCTTGAGACAGGAAACCCCTAATCCTGGATCTTTCTAGAAGCTGACAGAAGGCTGTTCTGGGGATGAATGTGTGCTGAAACCCTGAAGGTCAGACCTTCAGGGTTTCACACCTGGTCTTTGCTTTTTAGAGCCTCAGCCAGCAGCATTCTGAAAGGGGACGCCCCTGTACCTCTTTCCTTCAAGTCAAGGTTTGAGTTTGTGCTTGGTCGGACTGCTGACAGGTCTCCGCTCGTCAAGCATAGACCTAAGACTTCGGCGCAAGTTAGGGAAATGTCCAAAGGTCAAAAGTTCAGTGGTCACCCATGATGCATGGTGATTAAAGAGGATCTGTTTTGGTTCCTCAGCCTGACAGCTGAGTCAGTATTAGTTGGGGTGAGATACAAAATGTTTAATGTAATTATGACCTTATCATGATATCAGCATTGCTGACATACCcgaacaaacacaaatatggcGTTCTGTTATCAGTAACGCATTAACTGATTCAGTAACGGATGTTCCCGTCCTGTAAAGTGGACACCAACACACGTTTTAATCACGCCACTGACCTGCGCGTTACAGCAAcctttgctttttctcttccttaACCCACAGTTACGATGTGGTTTTCGCCTCGGGTCCTAAAGAGCTGTTGAAGAAGTTCCAGCAGGCCAGACACAAGGTGGTCTTCTCGTCCGAGAGCCTTATTTGGCCTGACAGACATTTGGAGGACAAATACCCCCATGTCAGGGAGGGCAACAGGTTCCTCGGCTCAGGGGGTAGGTCTCCCTTCTTTAGCAGCTGCTATTACGGTTTTACCCTTTATCTGAAagtgtaaattaaaaaatgcaATTGTGCATATTTGAGACCTACAGATTCAAACTTTAATGACCTTCTTAACATTGTTTACAAGAAAACTCCTTGTGTGGAGCCTTAGCTCAGACATAGTGTACAAATTAGCTTTAGTAAGCAAAGCAACAGGATGTTTACCGCAGTCACTTCAGAGCAAGAGACTTTTTTCCACCAGCCTCGTTAAAAGGAGCCGTTGGCTCCTAATTGCCTATAACAGTTCCCCCCTATGATCTTCTACCTGTGTGCTGGAACTTTTTGTTACTTGTGCATTTTAGAAACAGCAGGTTCTTATGAGGCACCCAGAGCTGCACCAATGCCAAATCCAGCTCATCATCGTCATTGTTACAGAACACTTTATTCCTCTTTTGGAGGGTGGACGGAAAGAGTAATATTTCTTAAATATGGAAATTAAATGTTTGATGAACTCACTTTCTTTCCTGTCCACCGTTTATTTTCTGATACCAGGTTTCATTGGTTATTTGGCTAATGTCAGAGAGATGGTTGCTGAGTGGTCGGGAGAGGACGACGACAGCGACCAGCTGTTCTTCACCAGGATTTACATCGATGCGGCGAAAAGAGTAACGACCTTCCCCTTTTTCTGTTGACCTGCATTTGGTTTGGTTTGACTCAGACATTCAACTAAACATCTACTTTCTTTTAATGGAATATTTGCTGCTGACATCAATTCTTACAAATAGGAAAGAAATATGTCAAAATAATTATAATCAGCCATATAAGCTACTAAATAGGAACTCAAATGTGTTTCTTCTGAATTTCAAAAGCTTTGTTAggattaaaataacaataataatttccATATTTCAGAAATCTATAAACATCACACTGGACAGCAAATGCAGATTGTTCCAGAACCTTCTTGGATCTCTTGGTGAGTACACAGAACTTCTGACCCACACATTAAAAGCTTGTGTGTAAATGCTCCAATATACACCAGAATGGGTGCTAAAATGTTATTTCACCATCGTTTCTTGAGCAACATAGGCCTTGACCTCACTCACGCAGCATTTAGTTCCCCTTCTGccgtctctgctgcagctcttttgtCCCTCTGACCCGGCAAAATTAAACATCttcatgggttttttttgcatcaaAACCTCACAACAATCAGGTTTTCATTGAATTAAATTAATTGTGTCCTGGGGCTCTCTGTGAGGTGTCCTAAACAGTGTTTCTGTTCATAAACCCATCAAAACATCTGGCTTCCCAAACACTTTGAATAACCTGATTTCAAAAAGTGTCTTTTTCCAACCCAATATAATGTCCATATCATCGTAACCTGGTCAGAGCAGATTTCTGAAAGGGTtgaaattattgttttatttaccaAGTCTTTTATTGATGGatataaataaagttgcattTCAATGGGCAGAAAGCTTGGTTAGAACTCTGAGGACatgttaaatgttttttttttaacatattcaCAAAGGAAGCACCTGCTGGGAGGGATATCCAAACCaatctgggggaaaaaactgacatttttgtGTTTACAGATGAGGTGGTGCTAAAATTTGAGGATGGAAGAGTACGAGCTAGAAACTTGCTGCACGATACCCTGCCTGTCATCATTCATGGGAACGGACCCACCAAGGTACCGTCTCAGTGCCAAGATAATCGATGAACACCGATGAATTATAAATTTAATAATGTGCGCTCTAGCTCCAGGTCAACTACTTGGGAAACTATATCCCCAATGCTTGGACCTTTGAGACCGGATGTACAGTCTGTCATGAGGAATTCCAGCCGCTCACTGCTCTTCAGGTCTGTTCCCAGCAGCTGTTCTTTCCTCACTCATCTCATATGTGTTTCCTGACTGGGAATCCCTGAGCTGACCCggaatgtgctgtttgttttgtgcaACAGGAGAGTGAATACCCGCTAGTGGTGATCGGTATCTTCATTGAGCGGCCCACTCCATTTGTTTCAGTCTTCTTTGAGCGACTTCTAAAGCTCCAGTATCCCAAGAACATGCTCAAGTTGTTGATTTTTAACAAGGTATTTAGAGCATTTGCTATCTAAGCTTTGTTcaagtgttgttgttttgttttagtgtTGCAGCAAAGTTCACTTAAACTTAATCAAAAGCCTGAAGTTGAACTCGTATGTTAGCATCTTGCTGCCCTTTGAAAGTTTCCAAAATCCCAAACACACCTTATGTTTGTGAGTAATCCAAGCAGTGAAACACTGGGAACACCAATGGAATTGGTGAGTTCTGACAATGATTCTATACACTAGGGAGGGAAAACCAAGGAGACATAGAGAGGGAGGAATGAGACACCGGTGGGAGACATTAGATCACAACAATGAAAGAATCGTAGCCTCCACATTTGACCTGGAGTCTGACTCAAACTGGTCTTGCAGTGTTTCAAATTATTAGCAGCTTATTTCACTTTCTAGCACCTTTTTGGTCGATTCTTAAAATCAAAATACTGAGAAACTGGCCAACAAGATGTCTCTTCTGGGTTTCCATCAAGAAATACTGTCGATACACGCAGAGTAATTAGGCAATTATAAAGTTGGAAAGGCTAAAGTTACACAGGAAAGCTGGATTTTTATGATTAGAGATGGAATTAGAACTTCTAGATTCTACTTAGATGCTTCTAGTTAGAACCATGAATCTCCAAAAGAGTTAAATTCTACAGTTAAAATCACAAGCCTCATAATGTCTATATGCTTGACTGATAAAATTACAGCTGAAGAAAGGAATCAATTGTCTATTTATTAACAATTCCGTGATCACTCAGAATCTCTGCATATCTTTTTTGTTTGGCTGCAGGAAGCTCATCACGAGCAGCACGTCAACTCTTTCCTGCAGGAACACAGAAATCTTTATCGAGCGGTCGAGTTGCTCGGGCCTGAAGAGGCAATGGATGGAGTTACTTCGCGCAATCTAGCCTTGTACGTTCAAATTGCAATATAAACTATCATTTACATGGTCGATGTATGCACACATGTACTATAAATAACTTACAATAGTGCTTTTTATTTGGATTCAATGCAATTCTGATGGATTTGTCAGTATGGACAAAGACGGCACACCCGAGCTTGCCTACATATCGATGTCCACGATGCCCACGTGTAGCATGAAGAACCATAAattgctcttgagactgtgttTACATGACAGGCTACGTCTCCTGACGGGAAGGAGGCAGCCTGCGAGGTGGTGGTTGATGCTTTGAGTGGTGAAAgataacagaaaaacacatgttTACAGTGTTTGAACTGATATTTGCATTTCTAGTTTCCATGTTGctaaatgaaaaacaacaacatactgtatatgccCCTGTGTCTTGTGTAGAGTGATTGTATCGTGACATACGTTCCTAAAGTTTGTGTATGTTTCAGACAGGGATGGGCAGTCTAGTCCTGGACCAGAGCCGGATTCAGGCCGGGTTCTGTGCCCTACTAGGTGAAAGCATTGTAGGATGGAAAACCCAGTTTGAATCCGGCCAtagaggactggatttgcccatccCTGGTTTAAGATCTCTCTAAATATCCCATATCGTGGTTACCTCTCagtgtgtttcctgtctttcaGTGATATGTGTCGCCAGGACCAGAACTGTGACTATTTCTTCAGCGTGGACATTGATGTGGTCTTAAAGAATGAGAACGCGCTCAAAATTCTCATTGAACACAATCTGCAAGTATAATTAACAATGATTAATAATGATCAAGGCCAGGATGATGATGCAGCTGGGAGGCTTTTACATGCACGGTCTCATACTGGCTGCACGTGGCCAGATAAAGAATAGTGACACCCTTATACTGT
This genomic window from Takifugu rubripes chromosome 3, fTakRub1.2, whole genome shotgun sequence contains:
- the plod1a gene encoding procollagen-lysine,2-oxoglutarate 5-dioxygenase 1 precursor, which encodes MCGFMYLWISVCALFILTSCEEQRIPEEKLLVVTVATKDTDGFRRFLRSAKHFNYTVKVVGRDEKWIGGNYMGAPGGGQKVRLLKSALEEMKNQDKIILFTDSYDVVFASGPKELLKKFQQARHKVVFSSESLIWPDRHLEDKYPHVREGNRFLGSGGFIGYLANVREMVAEWSGEDDDSDQLFFTRIYIDAAKRKSINITLDSKCRLFQNLLGSLDEVVLKFEDGRVRARNLLHDTLPVIIHGNGPTKLQVNYLGNYIPNAWTFETGCTVCHEEFQPLTALQESEYPLVVIGIFIERPTPFVSVFFERLLKLQYPKNMLKLLIFNKEAHHEQHVNSFLQEHRNLYRAVELLGPEEAMDGVTSRNLAFDMCRQDQNCDYFFSVDIDVVLKNENALKILIEHNLPIVAPMITRTGRLWSNFWGALSPDGYYARSEDYVDIVQRRRVGVWNVPYVSNVYLLKGGLLRSELTDFELFNSHILDPDMAFCHNIRSKGIFMYVTNLHTFGHILSTENYQTGHLHNDLWQIFENPLDWQERYIHPNYTHIMKDHLIETPCPDVYWFPIFTDEACDHIVEEMENFGRWSGGANTDPRIQGGYENVPTIDIHMNQVNFEKEWHKFLLEYIAPITEKMYPGYYTKAQFDLAFVVRYKPDEQPFLRPHHDASTFTINIALNQVGLDYQGGGCRFLRYNCSVEAPRKGWALMHPGRLTHYHEGLPTTAGVRYISVSFIDP